In one window of Thunnus thynnus chromosome 23, fThuThy2.1, whole genome shotgun sequence DNA:
- the LOC137176028 gene encoding serine/threonine-protein kinase 38-like: MAMTGGTAAALPMSNHTRERVTVAKLTLENFYSTLLTQHEEREMRQKKLEKAMEDEGLPDEEKVMRRSQHARKETEFLRLKRTRLGLDDFESLKVIGRGAFGEVRLVQKKDTGHIYAMKILRKADMLEKEQVAHIRAERDILVEADGAWVVKMFYSFQDKRNLYLIMEFLPGGDMMTLLMKKDTLSEEATQFYIAETVLAIDSIHQLGFIHRDIKPDNLLLDSRGHVKLSDFGLCTGLKKAHRTEFYRNLTHNPPSDFSFQNMNSKRKAETWKKNRRQLAYSTVGTPDYIAPEVFMQTGYNKLCDWWSLGVIMYEMLIGYPPFCSETPQETYRKVMNWKETLVFPPEVPISERAKDLILRYCTDAENRIGAVSVEEIKSHQFFESVDWEHIRERPAAISIEIKSIDDTSNFDDFPESDILQPANATEPDFKSKDWVFLNYTYKRFEGLTQRGTIPTYMKAGKA; encoded by the exons ATGGCCATGACGGGAGGGACTGCAGCTGCCCTTCCCATGAGCAACCACACCCGAGAGAGGGTGACCGTGGCCAAGCTGACACTGGAAAACTTTTACAGCACTCTGCTCACCCAGCACGAGGAGCGGGAGATGAG GCAGAAGAAGCTGGAGAAGGCCATGGAAGATGAGGGTTTACCAGACGAGGAG AAAGTAATGCGTCGCTCGCAGCACGCTCGTAAGGAGACCGAGTTTTTGCGACTGAAGAGGACGCGGCTGGGCTTGGATGACTTTGAGTCCCTTAAAGTCATTGGACGAGGTGCTTTTGGAGAG GTTCGTTTGGTGCAGAAAAAAGACACAGGGCACATTTACGCCATGAAGATTTTGAGAAAAGCAGATATGCTGGAGAAGGAACAG GTTGCTCATATCCGAGCAGAGAGGGATATTTTAgtggaggcagacggtgcctgGGTGGTGAAGATGTTCTACAGCTTCCAGGATAAGAGGAACCTCTACCTCATCATGGAGTTCCTGCCCGGAG GTGACATGATGACCCTGCTGATGAAGAAGGACACTCTGTCTGAGGAGGCCACTCAGTTCTACATCGCGGAGACCGTGCTGGCCATCGACTCCATCCACCAGCTGGGCTTCATCCACAGAGACATCAAACCAGATAACCTGCTGCTGGACTCCAGG GGACATGTGAAGCTGTCAGATTTTGGCTTGTGTACAGGACTGAAGAAGGCTCATCGCACAGAATTTTACAGAAACCTGACACACAACCCACCCAGCGACTTCT cttttcaaaACATGAACTCCAAGAGGAAAGCAGAAACCTGGAAGAAGAACCGGAGGCAGCTG GCTTATTCCACTGTGGGAACGCCAGACTACATCGCCCCTGAAGTCTTCATGCAGACGGGATACAACAAGCTGTGTGACTGGTGGTCTCTGGGTGTCATCATGTATGAAATGCTCATCG GTTATCCACCCTTTTGCTCGGAGACGCCGCAGGAGACGTACAGGAAAGTGATGAATTGGAAGGAAACCCTCGTCTTTCCACCTGAAGTCCCCATCTCAGAGAGGGCCAAAGACTTGATATTACG gtatTGCACTGATGCTGAGAACAGGATTGGAGCAGTAAGTGTGGAGGAGATCAAAAGTCATCAGTTCTTTGAGTCGGTGGACTGGGAACACATCAG GGAGCGGCCAGCAGCCATCTCCATTGAAATCAAGAGTATTGACGACACCTCAAACTTTGACGACTTCCCTGAATCAGACATACTTCAGCCAG CCAATGCGACGGAGCCAGACTTTAAATCAAAGGACTGGGTGTTCCTCAACTACACGTACAAACGCTTCGAGGGCCTGACTCAGCGAGGCACCATCCCCACATACATGAAGGCAGGGAAGGCCTGA